The Pantoea vagans genome includes a window with the following:
- a CDS encoding sugar kinase, with protein MTQKTIAIIGECMIELSEKGENIKRGFGGDTLNTAVYLARQSDSQRLRVDYVTALGTDSFSDQMIAAWQQEQVQTQLIQRLDNKMPGLYFIETDEHGERTFWYWRNDAAARFWLDSPESEAICQQLAHYDYLYLSGISLAILPAASREKLMTLLSACRQNGGKVIFDNNYRPRLWADQASAQQAYAEMLRHTDMAFLTLDDEHLLWGEQPLEAVIARTREAGVQEIAIKRGADSCLVAIGDDALCEVPAIKLAKEKVIDTTAAGDSFSAGYLAVRLAGGSAEDAAARGHLTASTVIQHRGAIIPLEAMPNH; from the coding sequence ATGACGCAGAAGACCATCGCCATCATTGGCGAATGTATGATTGAGCTGTCTGAAAAGGGTGAGAATATTAAACGCGGTTTTGGCGGTGATACGCTGAATACCGCGGTCTATCTGGCGCGTCAGTCAGATAGCCAGCGGTTACGGGTAGATTATGTCACCGCACTCGGCACCGACAGCTTCAGCGATCAGATGATCGCCGCCTGGCAGCAAGAGCAGGTGCAAACCCAGCTGATTCAGCGCCTCGATAACAAAATGCCGGGCCTGTACTTCATTGAAACCGATGAACATGGTGAACGCACCTTCTGGTACTGGCGTAACGATGCGGCCGCACGTTTTTGGCTGGATAGTCCGGAATCTGAGGCGATCTGCCAGCAACTCGCCCATTACGATTACCTCTATCTCAGCGGAATTAGTCTGGCGATCCTGCCTGCGGCCAGCCGCGAGAAGCTGATGACCCTGCTCAGCGCCTGTCGTCAAAACGGCGGAAAAGTGATTTTCGATAACAATTACCGTCCGCGCCTGTGGGCTGACCAAGCCAGCGCACAGCAGGCGTACGCTGAGATGCTGCGACACACCGACATGGCCTTCCTGACGCTTGACGATGAACATCTGCTGTGGGGCGAACAGCCGCTGGAAGCGGTGATTGCGCGAACGCGTGAGGCTGGCGTGCAGGAGATCGCCATTAAACGCGGTGCCGATTCCTGCTTAGTGGCGATAGGCGACGATGCCCTGTGCGAAGTGCCGGCGATTAAGCTGGCAAAAGAGAAAGTGATCGATACCACTGCCGCAGGCGATTCGTTTAGCGCCGGTTACCTGGCCGTGCGTTTAGCCGGTGGAAGCGCGGAAGATGCCGCAGCGCGTGGTCATCTCACCGCCAGTACGGTGATTCAGCATCGTGGCGCGATTATCCCGTTGGAAGCCATGCCAAATCATTAA
- the bcsR gene encoding cellulose biosynthesis protein BcsR yields MKTENAFSLIASTSEDQDDINALSEAFSLMAFRYIDIAREERLNSLLTRWPLLHELTALQEPER; encoded by the coding sequence ATGAAAACTGAGAATGCCTTTTCGCTGATCGCTTCCACCAGTGAGGATCAGGATGACATTAATGCGTTGAGCGAAGCCTTTTCTTTAATGGCCTTTCGTTACATTGATATTGCCCGCGAAGAGCGCCTCAATTCTCTGCTCACGCGCTGGCCGCTATTGCATGAATTAACTGCCTTACAGGAACCTGAACGCTAA
- the hmsP gene encoding biofilm formation regulator HmsP, with product MRVSRSLTIKQMATVSAVAMVTISIFIVIQLFHFVQQRRIDYAQQMENIAHTVRQPLSEAVLKGDIPQAERILNTLKPAGILSRADVVLPNAFQALHADFVPEKPVPRFVARLFELPVQITLPLYSVERTGLPKPIAYLVLQADSSRVYQFLLSTLSTMITTYLLLALILSVAISWCINRLIVHPLRNLSRDLQELPPQAILTHKLDLPHNHRDDEIGMLIRSYNRNQQVLESIHDEMSRMTTHFAVTDLPNRALFLALLDQHASHRHRRQPWGVMVIRIETLQEANGVLSDEQRDTLMLTLVEKIRSTVDDHTLLAQTGPSDFALLMKRAHNPFRAMRLARNLMIRINQPVNLHQLQLRPNASIGLALYDDSVVSAGEQLDRATSAMMSARHQGKNQILFFDPALTERAQKRLTQEHDILQGLQDDQFALYLQPQINMATGELAGAEALLRMRMPDGSYGLSEEFIASAEEIGVISAIGRWVFEEACRILAAWQKQGINIPLSVNISAVQLRDASMVSHLQGLLERHRIAPGNFVLEITETAQIGDAEQAISLLRALQQTGVAVALDDFGMGYSNLNYLHQFKALPVNKLKMDRSFVAALPDDDTMVRIVSAIADIIHLDVIAEGVETEEQRDWLLARGITIGQGYLYAEALPLHIFNQRWLAPSSHPE from the coding sequence TTGCGCGTTAGCCGCTCGTTAACGATAAAGCAGATGGCAACGGTGTCCGCCGTGGCGATGGTGACCATCAGCATTTTTATCGTCATCCAGTTATTCCACTTTGTGCAGCAGCGCAGGATTGACTACGCCCAGCAGATGGAGAATATCGCGCACACGGTGCGTCAGCCGCTTTCTGAAGCGGTGCTCAAAGGCGATATTCCGCAGGCGGAACGCATTCTCAATACCCTCAAACCTGCCGGTATTTTGTCTCGGGCGGATGTGGTACTGCCAAACGCGTTCCAGGCGCTGCATGCCGATTTCGTGCCGGAAAAACCGGTGCCACGCTTTGTTGCACGCCTGTTTGAGCTGCCGGTGCAAATCACTCTGCCGCTATACTCGGTTGAGCGAACCGGGCTGCCGAAGCCGATCGCTTATCTGGTGCTACAGGCCGACTCCTCACGGGTGTATCAATTCCTGTTGAGTACGCTTTCAACCATGATCACCACCTATTTGCTGCTGGCACTGATTCTCTCAGTGGCCATCAGCTGGTGCATCAACCGTCTTATCGTGCATCCCTTGCGTAACCTGTCGCGTGACTTGCAGGAGCTACCGCCACAAGCGATTCTCACCCACAAACTGGATTTGCCGCACAACCATCGCGACGATGAAATCGGCATGCTGATCCGTAGCTACAACCGCAATCAGCAGGTGCTGGAGTCGATTCATGATGAAATGAGCCGTATGACCACCCATTTCGCCGTCACCGATTTACCCAATCGCGCACTGTTCCTGGCCCTGCTCGATCAGCACGCCAGCCATCGCCATCGTCGTCAGCCGTGGGGGGTGATGGTGATCCGCATTGAGACCTTGCAGGAAGCCAACGGCGTCCTGAGTGATGAGCAGCGCGATACCTTAATGCTGACGCTGGTGGAAAAAATTCGCAGCACCGTGGACGATCACACTTTGCTGGCGCAAACCGGACCGAGCGATTTTGCGCTATTAATGAAGCGCGCCCACAATCCGTTCCGGGCGATGCGGCTGGCCCGCAACCTGATGATCCGCATCAATCAGCCCGTCAATCTTCATCAACTGCAACTGCGTCCCAATGCCAGTATCGGTCTGGCGTTGTATGACGATAGCGTCGTCAGCGCGGGCGAGCAGCTTGATCGCGCCACCTCCGCCATGATGTCGGCGCGTCATCAGGGTAAAAACCAGATTCTGTTCTTTGATCCGGCACTCACTGAACGGGCGCAAAAACGTCTGACGCAGGAGCACGATATCTTGCAGGGCTTACAGGACGATCAGTTTGCACTCTATCTGCAGCCGCAAATCAACATGGCAACCGGTGAACTGGCCGGTGCCGAAGCGTTACTGCGTATGCGTATGCCGGATGGCAGTTACGGATTATCAGAAGAGTTTATTGCCAGCGCCGAAGAGATTGGCGTGATTTCGGCGATAGGCCGCTGGGTATTTGAAGAAGCCTGCCGCATTCTCGCCGCCTGGCAGAAGCAAGGCATCAATATCCCACTCAGCGTTAATATTTCCGCCGTGCAGTTGCGTGACGCCAGCATGGTGAGCCATTTGCAGGGGCTGCTGGAGCGCCATCGCATTGCACCGGGTAACTTTGTACTGGAAATTACTGAAACCGCGCAAATAGGTGATGCTGAGCAGGCGATATCCCTGCTGCGCGCGTTGCAGCAAACCGGCGTGGCAGTAGCGCTCGACGATTTCGGTATGGGTTACTCTAACCTCAACTATCTGCATCAATTTAAAGCGCTGCCAGTGAACAAGCTGAAGATGGACCGCAGCTTCGTTGCCGCACTGCCCGATGACGACACCATGGTGCGTATTGTGTCAGCCATTGCCGACATCATTCACCTTGACGTGATTGCCGAGGGTGTTGAAACGGAAGAGCAGCGTGACTGGCTGCTGGCGCGCGGAATTACCATAGGGCAAGGCTACTTATACGCAGAAGCCTTGCCTTTACACATCTTTAATCAACGCTGGCTTGCGCCTTCGTCACATCCTGAATAA
- the bcsE gene encoding cellulose biosynthesis protein BcsE, translated as MKNRYALGLQQVQQELITLQNPGFYWITSQRQEDARLLLRQVVSHQQAATLVSADEKPQALLTPDPVSGPARIPLFSLPANKASLQHLENDFSRVLNSRSGLVLFYSNAALWSKLSEDELTQWVKRMRRLLIKKQITLLLITSGTAIIHLRNHLQRYFRQLDGVAHLEFQQDSWQYRINWWYSADKLLADRAIRLSCTDNQFCAANETEQHTPLSLNDENQFLAQEGVLEGAPPLSSQWQLFSDNEGVFSRAQQANAATVIFSLAHNQDINTLAKMVHSLRRSRGNTLKIVVREISTSLRYSDERLLLACGVNAIVPTAATLSRFLTTLEGIQGQQFTRHVPANLSALMQALQPLQQKGYLPLENFCTAVQQLMGNTLLPENDKGLMVALRPVPQLKPEQVLTLCKPRRFGDLVTLINDRIYLFLSSCRFNDLDIALKSIFSLPHDELFSNRVVWFEDNQILSEVHKIRQLTPVAQREVQMASVDLPSTRPTAVAERRSAQTPQPFILNLDGDRH; from the coding sequence ATGAAAAATCGCTACGCGCTTGGCCTACAACAGGTTCAGCAGGAATTAATTACACTACAGAATCCAGGGTTTTATTGGATCACCAGTCAGCGTCAGGAAGATGCCAGATTACTGCTGCGTCAGGTGGTTAGCCATCAGCAGGCGGCAACCCTGGTCAGCGCAGATGAGAAGCCACAAGCGCTGCTCACTCCCGATCCTGTCTCTGGTCCAGCGCGTATCCCGTTATTTTCTTTGCCGGCCAATAAAGCCAGCCTGCAACACCTTGAGAATGATTTTTCCCGCGTGCTGAATAGCCGTAGTGGCCTCGTGCTGTTTTACAGCAACGCCGCACTGTGGAGTAAATTATCCGAGGATGAACTGACGCAATGGGTTAAACGCATGCGTCGTTTGTTAATCAAAAAACAAATCACCTTGCTATTGATCACCTCGGGCACGGCAATTATTCACTTGCGTAATCATCTTCAGCGTTATTTTCGCCAACTTGATGGTGTCGCGCATTTAGAATTTCAACAAGATAGCTGGCAATACCGAATTAACTGGTGGTACTCCGCAGACAAACTTTTGGCGGACCGCGCTATCCGACTCAGTTGCACTGATAATCAATTTTGTGCCGCCAATGAAACGGAACAACATACTCCGCTCAGCCTGAATGATGAAAATCAATTCCTGGCGCAAGAAGGGGTGTTAGAAGGTGCACCGCCGCTGTCCAGCCAGTGGCAACTGTTTAGCGACAATGAAGGGGTGTTCTCTCGTGCTCAGCAGGCGAATGCGGCAACTGTCATTTTTAGCCTGGCCCATAATCAGGATATCAATACCTTAGCGAAGATGGTCCACAGTTTGCGCCGTTCACGGGGTAATACGCTGAAGATTGTGGTGCGCGAAATCAGTACCAGTCTTAGATACAGTGATGAGCGTCTTTTGCTGGCTTGTGGGGTAAATGCCATTGTGCCGACGGCAGCCACCTTATCGCGTTTTCTCACCACGCTGGAGGGGATTCAGGGGCAGCAATTTACCCGTCACGTGCCGGCCAATCTCTCGGCCTTGATGCAGGCGCTGCAACCGCTACAGCAGAAAGGCTATCTGCCGCTGGAGAACTTCTGCACCGCCGTGCAGCAGCTAATGGGCAACACGCTGCTGCCGGAAAATGACAAAGGACTGATGGTGGCATTGCGTCCCGTCCCTCAGTTGAAGCCGGAGCAGGTTCTGACGTTGTGTAAACCGCGTCGCTTTGGTGATTTAGTGACGTTGATTAATGACCGCATCTATTTGTTCTTATCCTCCTGTCGCTTTAACGATCTGGATATTGCGCTGAAGTCGATTTTCTCACTGCCGCATGATGAGTTGTTCAGTAACCGCGTGGTGTGGTTTGAGGACAATCAGATTCTGTCGGAAGTGCATAAGATTCGCCAGCTGACCCCGGTGGCACAACGTGAAGTGCAGATGGCTTCGGTGGATTTACCCTCGACCCGTCCGACGGCGGTTGCTGAGAGGCGCAGTGCGCAAACACCCCAACCGTTTATTCTCAACCTTGATGGAGATCGCCACTGA
- a CDS encoding alpha/beta hydrolase — MHTEIINIWPHGDAPGASDSRAQPQIVDLAKEYEPYDRAATGVRCPEMAIWHPETSNGITLLVAPGGGYQRVLIDREGSALATFFTSMGYTLAVMTYRLPYDGHHEGPDAPLADAQRAVRVLRDRAQRGMNGKYIVMMGFSAGGHVAASLGTRFGEKVYPVQDQADSFSPRPDAMVLLYPVISMRDGLAHESSRTRLLGAWPDQKLIEAYSLETRVHAQTPPTLLIHATDDESVSVNNSMVFFSALREHKVPVEIHFYQKGGHGFGIRGVADLPLASWPMLVTEWLRAK; from the coding sequence ATGCACACAGAAATTATTAATATCTGGCCGCACGGTGATGCGCCAGGCGCGAGCGATTCGCGCGCTCAACCGCAAATCGTCGATCTTGCTAAAGAATATGAACCCTATGACCGCGCCGCCACCGGTGTGCGTTGCCCGGAGATGGCAATCTGGCATCCGGAAACCTCCAACGGGATTACGCTGCTGGTTGCGCCTGGCGGGGGCTATCAGCGGGTACTGATTGACCGTGAAGGCAGCGCGCTCGCCACCTTCTTCACTTCCATGGGCTATACGCTGGCGGTGATGACCTATCGCCTGCCCTACGATGGCCATCACGAAGGCCCGGATGCACCGCTGGCCGATGCGCAGCGTGCGGTTCGCGTGCTGCGAGATCGTGCGCAGCGCGGCATGAATGGCAAATATATTGTGATGATGGGCTTCTCTGCCGGGGGACACGTGGCCGCCAGCCTGGGCACGCGCTTTGGCGAGAAGGTCTACCCGGTTCAGGATCAGGCCGACAGCTTCTCACCGCGCCCGGATGCGATGGTGCTACTTTATCCGGTAATCAGCATGCGTGACGGGCTGGCGCACGAAAGCTCGCGCACCCGCTTGCTCGGCGCGTGGCCTGATCAAAAGCTGATTGAAGCCTATTCACTGGAAACGCGTGTGCATGCGCAAACGCCACCCACGCTGCTGATTCACGCCACTGATGATGAGTCGGTTTCCGTAAATAACAGCATGGTGTTCTTCAGCGCGCTGCGGGAGCACAAAGTGCCGGTGGAGATTCACTTCTATCAGAAAGGCGGCCACGGATTTGGCATCCGGGGCGTGGCGGATTTACCGCTAGCGAGCTGGCCGATGCTCGTGACCGAATGGCTTCGCGCCAAATGA
- a CDS encoding M16 family metallopeptidase, producing the protein MQGTRIRLLVGGLILAASGFGAHAETLQPDPAWQEGKLDNGFSWQLLTTPQRPSDRIELRLIVNTGSLVESAQQTGFSHLIPRMAMVHNAALDTNQQRALWQQAMDPQRPLPPAISSYDYTQYNLSLPNNRPELLKEALSWLAATAGKMTINEQVISTALTATDPIATWPPNTQDVWWRYRLKGSAMLAHDPGEQPRAPVDIAQLNSFYQQWYTPDGMTLYVVGNVDSRSMAEQINKAFSPLKGKRVAPAALPTLSPLPHQAVNLVNGGMNQDRLSLVWDTPWQPIRDSQNLQHYWQSDLAREALFWHVQRSLADSKAQNVQVGFDCRVLYQRAQCSINMDSPNASLAQNMNQVAKELAVVRDKGLPQEEFDALMAQKLLELNKLFATYARTDTDILMGQRLRSQQNAVVDIAPEQYQKLRQAFLSELTREQLNQELRQQLTQELTMVLIQPQGEPETNVKMLQDSWDKVMKVPDAPAAPAAPDDAKPESNGSASATDPAQPSS; encoded by the coding sequence ATGCAGGGCACCAGAATTCGGCTTTTGGTTGGCGGATTGATCCTTGCGGCATCCGGCTTTGGCGCACACGCTGAAACACTCCAGCCCGATCCCGCCTGGCAGGAAGGTAAACTGGACAATGGTTTTAGCTGGCAGCTTCTGACAACACCACAGCGTCCGAGCGATCGCATTGAGTTGCGCCTGATCGTTAACACCGGCTCGCTGGTGGAGAGCGCGCAGCAAACGGGCTTCAGCCACTTGATTCCACGTATGGCGATGGTACACAACGCCGCGTTGGACACCAACCAGCAACGCGCGCTGTGGCAGCAGGCGATGGACCCGCAGCGACCGCTGCCACCGGCGATATCGTCATACGATTACACCCAATACAACCTGAGTTTGCCGAATAACCGCCCTGAGCTGCTGAAAGAAGCGCTGAGCTGGCTGGCGGCGACCGCAGGCAAAATGACCATTAATGAGCAGGTGATCTCGACCGCGTTAACCGCGACCGACCCGATTGCCACCTGGCCACCTAACACCCAAGACGTGTGGTGGCGTTATCGTTTGAAAGGCTCAGCGATGCTGGCGCACGATCCTGGCGAACAGCCGCGTGCACCGGTGGATATCGCTCAACTTAATAGCTTCTATCAGCAGTGGTACACCCCGGATGGCATGACGCTATACGTGGTGGGCAACGTGGATAGTCGCAGTATGGCCGAGCAGATCAATAAAGCGTTCTCACCGCTGAAGGGCAAGCGCGTGGCTCCGGCTGCACTGCCGACGCTGTCACCGCTGCCGCATCAGGCGGTTAACCTGGTCAACGGCGGTATGAACCAGGATCGTCTGTCTTTGGTGTGGGATACGCCGTGGCAACCGATTCGCGACTCGCAAAATCTGCAACACTACTGGCAGAGCGATCTGGCGCGTGAAGCCCTGTTCTGGCATGTGCAGCGCTCGCTGGCGGACAGCAAAGCGCAGAACGTCCAGGTCGGTTTTGACTGCCGTGTGCTGTACCAGCGCGCACAGTGTTCCATTAATATGGACAGCCCTAATGCCTCGCTGGCGCAGAACATGAATCAGGTGGCGAAAGAGTTGGCGGTGGTGCGTGATAAAGGCTTACCGCAGGAAGAGTTTGATGCGCTGATGGCGCAAAAGCTGTTAGAGCTGAACAAGCTGTTCGCCACTTACGCACGTACTGATACCGATATTCTGATGGGGCAGCGTTTGCGTTCACAGCAGAATGCGGTGGTGGATATCGCACCGGAGCAGTACCAGAAGCTGCGTCAGGCGTTTCTCAGCGAATTGACACGTGAGCAGCTCAACCAGGAACTGCGCCAGCAGCTGACGCAGGAACTGACGATGGTGTTGATTCAGCCGCAGGGCGAACCGGAAACCAACGTGAAGATGCTGCAGGACAGTTGGGACAAGGTGATGAAGGTACCCGATGCGCCTGCCGCACCGGCTGCGCCAGATGATGCCAAACCGGAAAGTAATGGCAGCGCGAGCGCCACTGACCCGGCGCAACCGTCGTCATGA
- a CDS encoding dicarboxylate/amino acid:cation symporter — protein MKLFKSLYFQVLVAIGIGVLLGHYYPELGAQMKPLGDGFVKLIKMIIAPVIFCTVVTGIAGMESMKAVGRTGAVALLYFEVVSTIALIIGLVVVNVVQPGAGMNVDPATLDAKAVAVYAQQAQEQGVIAFLLDIIPNSVIGAFASGNILQVLLFAILFGFALHRLGNAGTVMFNVIESFSKVIFGVINMIMRLAPIGAFGAMAFTIGKYGVGSLVQLGQLIICFYITCVLFVVVVLGLIARWAGFNIFKFVAYIKEELLIVLGTSSSESALPRMLDKMEKLGCKKSVVGLVIPTGYSFNLDGTSIYLTMAAVFIAQATNAHMDIFHQITLLVVLLLSSKGAAGVTGSGFIVLAATLSAVGHLPVAGLALILGIDRFMSEARALTNLVGNGVATVVVAKWVGQLDEEQMKATLSSAKKVNNASQTSI, from the coding sequence ATGAAACTGTTCAAAAGCCTCTACTTTCAGGTGCTGGTTGCCATCGGCATCGGCGTCCTGTTGGGCCACTACTATCCTGAGTTAGGCGCGCAAATGAAGCCGCTTGGTGATGGTTTCGTTAAGCTGATCAAGATGATCATCGCCCCCGTGATTTTCTGTACGGTGGTGACCGGTATTGCCGGCATGGAGAGCATGAAAGCCGTTGGACGTACGGGCGCCGTTGCGCTGCTCTATTTTGAAGTGGTCAGCACCATCGCGCTGATTATCGGTCTGGTTGTGGTTAACGTGGTGCAGCCGGGTGCGGGCATGAACGTTGACCCGGCAACGCTCGACGCCAAAGCCGTGGCGGTTTACGCCCAGCAGGCGCAAGAGCAGGGTGTTATCGCCTTCTTGTTGGATATCATCCCGAATAGCGTGATCGGCGCCTTTGCCAGCGGCAACATCCTGCAAGTGCTGCTTTTCGCCATTCTGTTTGGTTTTGCCCTGCATCGCCTGGGTAACGCCGGTACCGTGATGTTCAACGTCATTGAGAGCTTCTCGAAAGTGATCTTCGGCGTGATCAACATGATTATGCGCCTCGCGCCAATCGGTGCTTTCGGTGCCATGGCCTTTACCATCGGTAAATACGGCGTCGGTTCACTGGTGCAATTGGGGCAGCTGATTATCTGCTTCTACATTACTTGTGTGCTGTTTGTGGTGGTGGTGCTGGGGCTGATTGCGCGTTGGGCGGGCTTCAATATCTTCAAGTTCGTCGCTTACATCAAAGAAGAGCTGCTGATTGTGCTGGGCACTTCTTCTTCGGAATCCGCGCTGCCTCGCATGCTGGATAAGATGGAGAAGCTGGGTTGTAAGAAGTCGGTAGTGGGGTTGGTTATCCCGACCGGCTACTCATTCAACCTTGATGGTACCTCTATCTATCTCACCATGGCGGCAGTGTTTATCGCACAGGCCACCAACGCGCATATGGATATCTTCCATCAGATCACGTTATTGGTGGTGCTGCTGCTCTCCTCTAAAGGGGCTGCGGGTGTGACCGGCAGTGGCTTTATCGTGTTGGCAGCGACTTTATCTGCAGTGGGACATCTGCCGGTGGCGGGTCTGGCGCTGATTCTCGGTATCGACCGCTTTATGTCCGAAGCGCGTGCACTGACTAACCTGGTGGGTAACGGCGTGGCGACCGTTGTCGTGGCGAAGTGGGTCGGTCAGTTGGATGAAGAGCAGATGAAAGCGACGCTTTCTTCAGCGAAAAAGGTGAATAACGCATCACAAACCAGCATCTAA
- the bcsF gene encoding cellulose biosynthesis protein BcsF, which yields MTLMDWVQVAILLLLILLFLKSLFVRWLPRSSTSLLMRLLPPRALKSEGQWQRKPAKTDTKA from the coding sequence ATGACGCTGATGGATTGGGTGCAGGTGGCGATCCTGCTGTTATTAATTTTGCTGTTCCTGAAATCGTTGTTTGTGCGTTGGTTACCGCGCAGCAGCACCAGCTTGCTGATGCGTTTGCTGCCGCCGCGTGCGCTGAAATCGGAAGGGCAGTGGCAACGCAAACCCGCTAAAACGGATACCAAAGCGTAA
- the bcsG gene encoding cellulose biosynthesis protein BcsG, with protein sequence MSDTKPSTLHGSWWRGLGGWNFYFLIKFGLLWYGYLNFHALSNLVFLAWLLFPLPSRRLHRIRHWVSLPIGFALFWHDTWLPGPDSIMSQGSQLAGFSSAYLLDLLDRFINWEMIGTGFVLLVLYLFVAQWIRVTVLVSLMLIWLNVLTIAGPAMNLLPTKAATPEVALNDKPSTAKAPDGLDQSAPPTSANLTSWLNRFYDSERQRVTHFPDALPADSQPFDILVINICSLSWSDLDVAQLRDHPLWKHFDIVLNNYNSATGYSGPAGIRLLRASCGQTSHTNLYKATDQRCYLFDNLAKLGFKQELMMDHTGVFGNYLKELREDGNLQAPLMSQAGIAPELTSFDGSTVFNDGQLMQRWLDDRTKSSDARSATFYNLIPLHDGTRELGSTRTADWQPRAKVLFDQLDTFLTNLEKSGRRVMVLVVPEHGAALQGDKMQMSGLRDIPSPSITHVPVGIKFVGMKAPHQGQPLTIDTPTSLLAISEIISRVVDGQVFNAPNVNMSVLADNLPQSPVVSENDNAVVMMYQGKPWIRLNGGDWVAYPQ encoded by the coding sequence ATGAGTGATACTAAACCTTCGACGCTGCACGGTTCGTGGTGGCGCGGTCTCGGCGGCTGGAACTTCTACTTCCTGATCAAATTTGGACTGTTGTGGTACGGCTATCTTAATTTTCACGCGCTGAGCAATCTGGTTTTTCTGGCCTGGCTGCTGTTCCCGCTGCCGTCACGCCGTCTGCATCGCATACGTCACTGGGTTTCGCTGCCGATTGGCTTTGCGCTGTTTTGGCACGATACCTGGCTGCCAGGGCCCGATTCGATCATGAGTCAGGGCAGTCAGCTAGCTGGATTCTCATCGGCTTACCTGCTCGACCTGCTGGATCGCTTTATTAACTGGGAGATGATCGGCACCGGCTTTGTGCTGCTGGTGTTGTACCTGTTCGTGGCCCAGTGGATTCGCGTTACCGTGTTGGTATCGCTGATGTTGATCTGGTTGAACGTGCTGACGATAGCCGGACCGGCAATGAATTTACTGCCGACCAAGGCCGCCACGCCTGAAGTGGCGTTGAATGACAAACCGTCCACGGCTAAGGCGCCGGATGGTCTGGATCAATCGGCGCCACCGACCAGTGCCAATTTGACTTCATGGCTCAATCGCTTCTACGACAGTGAGCGCCAACGCGTCACCCACTTCCCGGATGCCTTGCCTGCGGACTCGCAGCCGTTTGATATCCTGGTGATCAATATCTGCTCCCTGTCGTGGTCAGATTTGGATGTGGCGCAACTGCGAGACCATCCGCTGTGGAAGCATTTTGATATCGTGCTGAATAACTACAACTCTGCCACCGGCTACAGCGGCCCGGCGGGGATTCGTTTGCTGCGTGCCAGCTGCGGCCAGACGTCGCATACCAATCTGTATAAAGCCACCGATCAGCGCTGCTATCTGTTTGATAACCTGGCGAAGCTCGGCTTTAAGCAAGAGCTGATGATGGACCACACCGGCGTGTTTGGTAATTACCTCAAAGAGTTGCGCGAAGATGGCAATCTACAAGCACCGCTGATGTCGCAGGCGGGAATTGCGCCGGAGCTGACCTCGTTTGACGGTTCGACGGTGTTTAATGATGGGCAGCTTATGCAGCGCTGGCTTGACGATCGTACCAAGAGTAGCGACGCGCGCAGTGCCACTTTCTATAACCTGATTCCGCTGCATGATGGCACGCGTGAGCTGGGCAGCACGCGCACCGCCGACTGGCAACCGCGCGCGAAGGTATTGTTTGATCAGCTGGATACTTTCCTGACTAATCTGGAGAAATCCGGTCGTCGTGTGATGGTGCTGGTGGTGCCCGAACACGGTGCTGCGCTGCAGGGCGATAAGATGCAGATGTCAGGTCTGCGCGATATCCCCAGCCCAAGTATTACTCATGTGCCGGTGGGCATTAAGTTTGTTGGCATGAAGGCACCGCATCAAGGCCAACCGCTGACCATTGATACGCCGACCAGTTTGCTGGCGATTTCCGAGATTATTTCGCGCGTGGTGGATGGACAGGTGTTTAACGCACCCAACGTGAATATGTCGGTACTGGCAGATAATTTACCGCAATCGCCAGTGGTGTCAGAAAACGATAACGCCGTGGTGATGATGTATCAGGGTAAACCCTGGATACGTCTCAACGGTGGGGATTGGGTCGCGTATCCGCAGTAA